The Onthophagus taurus isolate NC chromosome 2, IU_Otau_3.0, whole genome shotgun sequence genome includes a window with the following:
- the LOC111425896 gene encoding RNA polymerase II-associated protein 1, with translation MYKRPQPGENDEDIIKLQKEFYENKVSQNIQPAAKFSAVNPHDPPPEVDQNDEPPQLSNTFEEIPSFPNIGNIVENPEQKLQLFEPKFLQKSGFPAAKRRDTSLKSAKGSIFSQQIKKIKVENASTSKPIDIQKALPGESFVLTGEDKDTIHQENVNIISQMTQEEIIEERDRLLATMDPAIVTYLKTRRQKAIKKEAIEKVGVIEEQKRAAENIKMDDIEAISDILTQPKAEKWIHFDRMETSKLAWMKDIDINMEKSIAGYEARFDFNGFLCPFEEKEINEKNRALYHHGEEPNRPGYTLQELFQLSRSNITQQKITALNSIANLLSLESSGIYDGIVDIPIEQIFFVLRFCFDDNSPFVLNAAVKALRNLFYYPIDEASLDSLLGFCIGNVQPTLCSEEDIEDDETVNDQQLAETNLVKCLARTEILTRIKYIINTVKPPIETISYVLEILIRLSRDSMRIAKKVFGDDDLIGCILQHFVPKVYKENLSNLNYGVPMKQAVKLCRILSGRSRDIAEKFVNKYNIMDSIIMYISNQHFSANTIGVQLQTECLHFWAILISYNFTYEHFTLIEPILLQTINFHYNNTDLNTSSYSMQGHFGAIINLLTCVAKQQFSLILPYLQLINLCLEKYIHQFCSLNNFLCGKLIIISSLLQFTSSIIYHKSIVNGEKINYLIKNVLSSEGFQVVTSKIRSGSNILTSHETHKPSKNLISVESSVWNASEHIVPVLQTNSCIPFLNCLSSFIKNTDDKELKLQYLNHNNIKDYLLIIENHRKFNLTSNWFTKIESELIMNLLKISYDIHQMLDTSTHYVIAVRCLCIFNSQQKEDIEFLFKNIIFNKNYYPGDILLKNLNIAEQEPFVNECLNYLDQIFETYIEVLGLRNEIKKNNFSIDVKIGNVIPLDWIYSPIIVLYANSQKNEITLSEDKMVFIICNCLRWVFIYETYFSDLSLMINPTDKFCRLACVFLTSDDVFFVPEVHDILEKNLKLFIKSNLDDLDFKKSVHGLSDFQDLYKQLLEQYQGVSYGDNLFSNFILIPLMQRANLQYRKTFWSEYSGITQICRITTENLMCSIKIFLEPSETDISLLKCYRKFILGRAVPDDRVLKIISKYHLDTFVTNKREQKMSQN, from the exons atgtATAAACGTCCTCAACCAGGAGAGAATGATGAAGATATTATTAAACTACAAAAAgagttttatgaaaataaagtatCACAAAATATTCAACCAGCAGCAAAGTTTTCTgcag TAAATCCACACGATCCACCACCAGAAGTAGATCAAAACGATGAACCCCCACAACTATCCAATACGTTTGAAGAAATACCAAGCTTTCCCAATATTGGAAATATTGTAGAAAACCCAGAACAGAAATTGCAACTTTTCGAACCCaagtttttacaaaaatcagGATTTCCTGCTGCGAAAAGAAGAGAT ACCTCTTTAAAATCTGCTAAAGGTAGTATATTTTCgcaacaaatcaaaaaaattaaagtagaaAATGCCAGTACATCTAAACCTATAGATATTCAAAAAGCTTTACCTGGTGAAAGTTTTGTATTAACTGGAGAAGATAAAGATACCATACaccaagaaaatgttaatatcaTAAGTCAAATGACACAAGAAGAAATCATAGAAGAACGTGATCGATTACTAGCAACAATGGATCCAGCAATTGtgacttatttaaaaacaagacGACAAAAAGCTATCAAAAAGGAAGCAATAGAAAAAGTTGGTGTCATTGAAGAACAGAAACGTGCTgctgaaaacataaaaatggaTGATATAGAAGCAATTTCTGATATTTTAACACAACCGAAAGCTGAAAAGTGGATTCATTTTGATAGAATGGAAACTTCAAAATTGGCTTGGATGAAAGATATTGATATAAACATGGAAAAAAGTATCGCTGGGTATGAAGCCAGGTTTGATTTTAACGGATTTTTATGCCcatttgaagaaaaagaaataaatgaaaaaaatcgagCTTTGTATCATCATGGTGAAGAACCAAATCGACCTGGATATACTTTACAAGAATTATTCCAATTATCCAg gTCAAATAtaacacaacaaaaaataactgCTTTAAATTCAATAGCAAACTTATTATCATTAGAGTCATCAGGAATATATGATGGTATTGTAGATATCCCAATcgaacaaatattttttgttctacGATTTTGTTTTGATGATAACAGtccttttgttttaaacgcCGCGGTTAAAgcattaagaaatttattttattatccaATAGACGAAGCAAGTTTAGATAGTTTGCTTGGTTTTTGTATTGGAAATGTTCAACCAACTTTATGTTCAGAAGAAGATATTGAAGACGATGAAACCGTGAATGATCAACAGTTAGCTGAAACAAATTTGGTTAAATGTTTAGCACGTACTGAAATATTAACCAGAATAAAGTACATAATAAATACTGTTAAACCACCAATTGAAACAATTTCTTATGTTTTGGAAATATTGATTAGATTAAGTAGAGATTCAATGAGAATTGCTAAGAAAGTTTTTGGTGATGATGATTTAATAGGGTGTATTTTGCAACATTTTGTACCGAAAGTTTATAAAGAAA ATctctcaaatttaaattatgggGTTCCAATGAAACAAGCTGTTAAATTATGTAGAATATTATCTGGTAGAAGTAGAGATATTGcggaaaaatttgttaacaa ATACAATATTATGGATTCAATAATAATGTATATATCAAATCAACATTTTTCTGCAAATACAATAGGTGTACAACTTCAAACagaatgtttacatttttgggcaattttaatatcttataattttacaTATGAACATTTTAC gtTAATCGAACCAATTCTTCtacaaacaattaattttcattataacAACACAGATTTAAACACATCCTCTTACTCAATGCAAGGACATTTTGGGGCAATCATAAATTTGTTAACTTGTGTTGCAAAGCAACAATTTTCCTTGATTTTGCCTTACCTACAATTGATTAATTTGtgtttagaaaaatatattcaccaattttgttctttaaataactttttg tgtggtaaattaataataatttcttcattattacaatttacaaGCTCAATCATTTATCATAAATCAATTGTAAACggtgaaaaaattaattatttaatcaaaaatgtattaagtTCTGAAGGATTTCAAGTggtaacatcaaaaataag atctgGTTCTAATATTTTAACATCACACGAAACACACAAaccatcaaaaaatttaatttcagttGAATCTTCAGTTTGGAACGCTTCAGAACATATTGTTCCTGTTTTACAAACAAATAGTTGTAttccatttttaaattgtttatcaaGTTTTATTAAGAATACCGATGATAAAGAG ttGAAATTACAATATCtaaatcataataatataaaagattatttattaataatagaaaatcatcgtaaatttaatttaacatcgaACTGGTTcacaaaaattgaaagtgaattaattatgaatttattaaaaatatcttatgaTATTCATCAAATGTTAGATACTTCAACACATTATGTTATAGCAGTGAGATGTTTATGTATATTTAATTCTCAACAAAAAGAAGATatagaatttttgtttaaaaatattatttttaataaaaattattatcctggagatatattattaaaaaatcttaacatCGCCGAACAAGAACCATTTGTTAAtgaatgtttaaattatttggatcaaatttttgaaacgtaCATAGAAGTATTAGGATTAAGAAAT gaaattaagaaaaataatttctcaATAGATGTTAAGATAGGAAATGTTATTCCATTAGATTGGATTTATAGCCCAATAATAGTTTTATACGCCAAtagtcaaaaaaatgaaattacctTATCCGAagataaaatggtttttattatttgcaacTGCCTAAGATgggtttttatttatgaaacatACTTTTCTGATCTCTCTTTAATGATTAATCCAACTGATAAATTCTGCCGATTAGCTTGTGTTTTTCTAACGAGTGACGATGTATTTTTTGTACCAGAAGTGCACgatatattagaaaaaaatttaaagctttttataaaatctaatttgGATGAtttagatttcaaaaaatccgTGCATGGTTTAAGCGATTTCCAGGATTTATACAAACAATTGTTGGAACAATATCAAGGTGTTAGTTATGGAGATAATCTTTTtagtaatttcattttaattccaTTGATGCAAAGAGCTAATTTGCAatatagaaaaacattttggtCTGAATACAGTGGTATTACACAAATATGTAGAATTACTACAGAAAAT TTGATGTGctctattaaaatatttttggaacCATCCGAGACggatatttctttattaaaatgttatagaaaGTTTATATTAGGTAGAGCAGTACCGGATGAtagagttttaaaaattatctcaaaatatcatctggatacttttgtaacaaataaaCGTGAACAGAAAATGTcacaaaactaa
- the LOC111425999 gene encoding uncharacterized protein: MSTKLSVGVKNTLTLSVNDITSSVTSAAVSLKFVRKIIPLVIENIVYHRLDLEENLFEKKSVKDWDYMAFKAGIRNKHTTSVYWLCRSIAGAIAKKEIEKIFLFFTNKNNKESIEYYIFNLEYKDLMPEESVNGNTLLSHTKKIFEVLNSLSDNFSRLNPNEIEIIFEFKTLGPSSSVNVPYFTPLTSTGYSTKISKKATIPLGRLDTGYHRLRLDAGGMFEQQESQNDANNVASENDIKDIENLENTSPRGVKRKNGTPTRFGEPEFNSLSLLTPEANYLDTSFKSSGSKRPRKRSMSMDSMIRIIDEDISSKRYQENKSFNQTLCTEINLVTPPKQFNDIDITLSDDGIGDTNNSPTYLQPDEIRLDNTINCFCKLNYSLGLSRTLTCTICNRIMHTICVGYQNDENAPNNSYICLKCGEKEKPATDVKLARVKENDVVSLCLLRLVLRYYIVNKTLPKDLIEVIDLKVQEKLKINLRKIPGVKITNDNMLEIEKHYQFGQFMAGFFYDGFNIDLKTPDSMTL, from the exons ATGAGTACTAAACTTAGTGTAGGTGTTAAAAATACACTG ACATTATCAGTAAATGATATTACTTCATCAGTAACTTCTGCTGCtgtatcattaaaatttgtaagaaaaataataccaTTAGTAATCGAAAACATAGTATATCATCGTCTTGATCTTGAGGAAAATCTGTTTGAGAAGAAGTCAGTTAAAGACTGGGATTATATGGCTTTTAAAGCAGGCATTCGCAACAAACACACTACAAGTGTTTATTGGTTGTGTCGATCAATTGCAGGCgcaattgcaaaaaaagag attgaaaaaatatttctcttCTTCACAAACAAGAATAATAAAGAATCTATTGAATACTACATATTTAATTTGGaatataaagatttaatgCC ggAAGAATCTGTTAATGGAAACACTTTATTATcgcatacaaaaaaaatatttgaagttttaaactCGTTAAGTGATAACTTTTCTCGACTTAATCCTAATGAAAtcgaaataatatttgaatttaaaactcTCGGAC caaGCTCCTCAGTGAATGTACCATATTTTACACCATTAACTTCCACTGGGTATTCaacaaaaattagtaaaaaagCAACAATACCACTAGGACGACTTGACACTGGATATCATCGACTTCGTTTAGATGCGGGGGGAatg tttgaACAACAAGAATCGCAAAATGATGCAAATAATGTTGCAAGTGAAAACGATATaaaag acattgaaaatttagaaaacacATCACCTAGAGGCGTTAAACGTAAAAATGGCACACCAACACGATTTGGTGAACCtgaatttaattctctttCCTTACTAACACCTGAGGCTAATTACTTAG ATACCAGCTTCAAATCATCGGGTTCTAAAAGACCACGAAAACGAAGCATGTCCATGGATTCCATGATACGGATAATAG acgAGGACATCTCATCTAAGCGATATCAAgaaaacaaaagtttta ATCAGACTCTTTGCacagaaattaatttagtaaCACCTCCAAAACAGTTTAATGATATTGATATAACGTTAA GTGACGATGGTATCGGGGACACCAATAACTCTCCAACTTATTTACAACCGGATGAAATTCGTCTAGATAACACAATCAATTGTTTCTGCAAATTGAACTATTCCTTGGGTTTGAGCAGAACTTTAACTTGCACAATTTGCAATAGAATAATGCATACGATTTGCGTCGGTTATCAAAATGATGAAAACGCACCAAATAATTCGTATATTTGTCTTAAATGTGGCGAGAAAGAGAAACCTGCCACAGATGTAAAGCTCGCACGTGTAAAAGAAAACGATGTAGTCAGTCTGTGCTTGCTGAGACTCGTTTTGCGTTATTATATCGTTAATAAAACGTTACCAAAAGATTTGATTGAAGTGATAGATTTGAAAGTACAAGAAAAACTTAAGATAAATCTTCGAAAGATACCTGGCGTGAAAATAACTAATGATAATAT GTTAGAGATAGAAAAACATTACCAATTTGGACAGTTTATGGCCGGGTTTTTCTATGATGGatttaatattgatttaaaaactccTGATAGTATGAcactttaa